The nucleotide sequence TCCGATCAAGCTCGGAGCCAGCGGTAAAGGCGCTCTTGCATCCGCTGATACGGAATCAGTAATTGGCTACTCTCAGGATGAAGTGACGCTAAAAGCTGATGATTTCATTCGTGTTCGCTTTCGTGTTGGCACTGTGGCTGCTGCGTAATTAAAAGGAAAAAACTATGTTTTATACTGCTGAAACTTTAGCAACAAATAGCCGACTGCAACGCCAGTGGGATAGCTTATGGGCTACACGTAATATCTATAACACGCAACATAACCTGATGATTAACCAATATCAAAGCGTTATGGATGGTGAGACTTTAGCAGCAAACCAGTCAGGCGGTTTCTCTAAGGACTTTTGGAAAGAAGTTGATAACAACATTATTCAGTTGCGCGACCAAGAAACAGGCATGGAAATCGTCAATGATTTAATGGGCCTGCAAACAGTGTTACCAATTGGTAAGACAGCAAAGCTGTATAACGTGGTTGGTGACATTGCTGATGACGTATCAATCAGCATTGATGGTCAAGCGCCATACTCTCATGATCACACCGATTATGGTTCTGATGGCGACCCAATCCCAGTATTTACCGCTGGCTTTGGTGTTAACTGGCGTCATGCTGCGGGTTTAAGTACAGTTGGTATTGACCTTGTTCTTGATTCTCAAACTGCAAAAATGCGTCAATTCAATAAGAAAGTAGTTAACTACTTCTTAAATGGTGATGCATCAATTAGCGTTGAAGGTTATAAAGGCCAAGGCCTGAAAAATCACCGCAACACGGCGAAAATAGACTTAGGTGCTTCTGGTGCTAATATCGATTTAACCACTGCTGATTTACCTGCATTGTTAGCGTTCTTTGGTTTTGGTGGTGCGTTCGGTCAGACTGCATTCAACAACAAAGTGGACGCTTACGATGTTATGTGGGTGAGTTACGAAGCATGGGGCAACTTA is from Proteus columbae and encodes:
- a CDS encoding major capsid protein codes for the protein MFYTAETLATNSRLQRQWDSLWATRNIYNTQHNLMINQYQSVMDGETLAANQSGGFSKDFWKEVDNNIIQLRDQETGMEIVNDLMGLQTVLPIGKTAKLYNVVGDIADDVSISIDGQAPYSHDHTDYGSDGDPIPVFTAGFGVNWRHAAGLSTVGIDLVLDSQTAKMRQFNKKVVNYFLNGDASISVEGYKGQGLKNHRNTAKIDLGASGANIDLTTADLPALLAFFGFGGAFGQTAFNNKVDAYDVMWVSYEAWGNLIKPVVVSVGAGAGNSVVNGRIIDTLLPYAGVKEIRPTYALKGTEFIAYQRRKDVVTPLVGMATGVVPKPRFMPQENYNFQIMSAAGLQITRDGDGKSGVVYGAKLS